In the genome of Rhizobium etli 8C-3, one region contains:
- a CDS encoding bifunctional riboflavin kinase/FAD synthetase, with amino-acid sequence MTVFHRNETREPLPDHLKGGVIAIGNFDGVHRGHQSVLNRALEISKEREIPALVLTFEPHPRTVFRPETPVFRITPAPLKARILEAIGFNAVIEYPFDREFSQRSPDDFIHGILKDWLGASEVVTGFDFHFGKNREGGPAFLMDAGHKYGFGVTLIDAFRDENAEVVSSSRIRELLKEGDVGQAAALLGYRYTVEAEVIGGEKLGRELGFPTANMQLPPEADLAAGVYAVRFRLDDAKLYDAVASYGRRPTVIENGAPLLETYLFDFSGDLYGRTCSVSFFGHLRPELKFDGLDALVEQIKRDEQEARALLAGVRPLGDLDLKLCFV; translated from the coding sequence GAAAGGCGGGGTAATTGCCATCGGCAATTTCGACGGCGTCCATCGCGGCCATCAATCGGTCCTGAACCGCGCGCTGGAAATCTCGAAGGAGCGGGAGATCCCGGCACTGGTGCTGACTTTCGAACCGCATCCCCGCACGGTCTTCAGGCCGGAAACACCGGTCTTCCGCATCACGCCTGCACCTTTGAAGGCCCGCATCCTGGAGGCGATCGGCTTCAACGCCGTCATCGAATATCCCTTCGACCGCGAGTTCTCGCAGCGCTCGCCGGACGACTTCATTCACGGCATCCTGAAGGACTGGCTGGGTGCCTCCGAAGTTGTCACCGGCTTCGATTTCCATTTCGGCAAGAATCGCGAGGGCGGCCCGGCCTTCCTGATGGATGCCGGCCATAAATACGGTTTCGGCGTCACTCTGATCGACGCATTTCGCGACGAGAATGCCGAGGTCGTCTCATCGAGCCGCATCCGCGAGTTGTTGAAGGAAGGCGATGTCGGCCAGGCGGCCGCGCTGCTCGGCTACCGCTATACAGTCGAGGCAGAGGTGATCGGCGGCGAAAAGCTCGGCCGCGAGCTCGGTTTTCCAACCGCAAACATGCAGCTTCCACCGGAGGCCGACCTTGCAGCCGGTGTCTACGCCGTTCGCTTCCGTCTGGACGACGCAAAGCTCTACGATGCAGTTGCGAGCTACGGCCGTCGCCCGACGGTGATCGAAAACGGTGCACCATTGCTGGAGACCTATCTCTTCGATTTCAGCGGCGACCTCTACGGCCGGACCTGTTCCGTCTCCTTCTTCGGCCACCTTCGGCCCGAACTGAAGTTCGACGGCCTGGACGCGCTCGTCGAACAGATCAAGCGTGACGAGCAGGAGGCGAGGGCGCTGCTTGCGGGTGTCCGGCCGCTCGGCGATCTCGACCTTAAGCTTTGTTTCGTCTGA